CGGTCGCCGCGCCGCACCCCCCGGGCCAGCAGACCCCGGGCGCAGCGTGAGGTCAGCTCCCACAGCTCCCGATAGGTGGCCCGGAAGCCCTGGTGGACCACGACCAGAGCCTCCCGGTCCGGAACCCGCTCGACCGTGCGCCGGGTGTTGGCCCCGATGGTCTCACCCAGCAGCGGGACCGGGCTGGTCCCGT
This genomic window from Acidimicrobiales bacterium contains:
- a CDS encoding AMP-binding protein, whose protein sequence is MSDTGTMSYDHGTSPVPLLGETIGANTRRTVERVPDREALVVVHQGFRATYRELWELTSRCARGLLARGVRRGDR